In Oncorhynchus gorbuscha isolate QuinsamMale2020 ecotype Even-year linkage group LG02, OgorEven_v1.0, whole genome shotgun sequence, a single genomic region encodes these proteins:
- the LOC123999505 gene encoding kelch-like protein 25, producing the protein MSVSVHENRKSRTSTGSMNISLFHKPSHPDSVLTHLNTLRKQCMFTDVTLWAGDRSFPCHRAVLAACSRYFEAMFSGGLRESLDNEVNFRDSVHPEVLELLLDFAYSSRVIINEENAESLLEAGDMLQFHDIRDAAAEFLEKNLHLSNCLGMMLLSDAHQCKQLYELSWRMCLVHFEALRDTEDFYSLNKDKLLNLILSDELEIEDEHIVFNAVMRWVRYDLDGRRDDLPELLGGIRLALLPSECLIEAVACEELVMSDKRSRQIVEEAMQCKKKILQNDGVVTSPCARPRKAGHTLLILGGQTFMCDKIYQVDHKAKEIIPKSVLPSPRKEFSACAIGCKVYVTGGRGSENGVSKDVWIYDTVHEEWSKGAPMLIARFGHGSAELENWLYVVGGHTAIAGIFPASPSVSLKQVERYDPLTNKWTMMAPLRDGVSNAAVVSAKLKLFVFGGTTIHRDKASKVQCYDPLENRWAIAAECPQPWRYTAAAVLGSQIFIMGGDTEFTAASAYRFDCETNQWSRVGDMTSKRMSCHAVASGNKLYVVGGYFGTQRCKTLDCYDPTSDSWNSITTVPYSLIPTAFVSTWKHLPA; encoded by the coding sequence ATGTCAGTCAGCGTCCATGAAAACCGTAAGTCCCGGACCAGCACGGGCTCCATGAACATCTCACTGTTCCATAAGCCCTCGCATCCAGACAGCGTGCTCACCCACCTCAACACCCTCCGCAAGCAGTGCATGTTCACTGATGTGACGCTGTGGGCGGGGGACCGCTCCTTCCCCTGCCATCGGGCGGTACTGGCCGCATGCAGCCGCTACTTTGAGGCGATGTTCAGCGGCGGGCTCCGTGAGAGCCTGGACAACGAGGTGAACTTCAGAGACAGTGTGCATCCAGAGGTGTTGGAGCTGCTGCTGGACTTTGCCTACTCGTCACGTGTCATCATCAACGAGGAGAATGCGGAGTCTTTGCTGGAGGCGGGAGACATGCTGCAGTTCCACGACATCAGAGACGCTGCGGCGGAGTTCCTGGAGAAGAACCTGCATTTGTCCAACTGCCTGGGTATGATGCTACTGTCTGATGCCCACCAATGCAAACAGCTGTATGAGCTCTCCTGGAGGATGTGCCTGGTGCACTTTGAGGCGTTGCGGGACACAGAGGACTTCTACAGCCTCAACAAAGACAAGCTGCTGAACCTGATCCTCAGCGACGAGCTGGAGATCGAGGACGAGCATATTGTGTTCAATGCTGTGATGCGCTGGGTGCGCTACGACCTGGACGGCCGCAGAGACGACCTCCCTGAGCTGCTGGGTGGAATCCGCTTGGCCCTGCTGCCCTCTGAGTGTCTGATTGAGGCGGTGGCCTGCGAGGAGCTGGTGATGTCAGACAAGAGGAGCCGGCAGATAGTGGAGGAGGCTATGCAGTGTAAGAAGAAGATCCTGCAAAATGATGGGGTGGTCACCAGCCCATGTGCCCGGCCCCGCAAGGCAGGCCACACGTTGCTCATCTTGGGAGGACAGACCTTCATGTGTGATAAGATCTACCAGGTGGACCACAAAGCCAAGGAGATCATTCCCAAGTCGGTCTTGCCCAGTCCCAGGAAAGAGTTCAGCGCCTGTGCAATTGGCTGTAAGGTCTACGTGACTGGGGGGAGGGGTTCTGAGAACGGGGTGTCCAAGGATGTTTGGATCTATGACACGGTCCACGAGGAGTGGTCTAAAGGAGCTCCCATGTTGATAGCACGGTTTGGCCATGGTTCAGCTGAACTGGAGAACTGGCTGTATGTGGTGGGTGGCCACACTGCCATAGCAGGCATCTTCCCAGCCTCCCCCTCAGTCTCCCTCAAACAGGTAGAGCGGTATGACCCACTCACCAACAAATGGACCATGATGGCGCCGCTCAGAGATGGTGTTAGCAATGCAGCTGTGGTCAGCGCCAAGCTAAAGCTGTTTGTGTTTGGTGGTACCACCATACACAGAGACAAGGCCTCAAAGGTGCAGTGCTATGACCCTCTAGAGAACCGCTGGGCCATCGCAGCAGAATGTCCGCAACCGTGGAGATACACAGCCGCTGCTGTTCTGGGCAGCCAGATCTTCATAATGGGCGGAGACACTGAGTTCACCGCCGCCTCCGCCTACCGCTTTGACTGTGAGACCAACCAGTGGTCTCGTGTTGGGGACATGACTTCTAAAAGAATGAGCTGCCATGCGGTGGCCTCTGGGAACAAACTGTACGTGGTGGGGGGCTACTTTGGGACGCAGCGCTGCAAGACGCTAGACTGTTATGACCCCACGTCTGATAGCTGGAACAGTATAACCACAGTGCCTTACTCACTAATTCCCACTGCGTTTGTAAGCACCTGGAAACATCTACCTGCCTAG